GCTTTTTGGTAAAATCATGTGCTGTAATTTTGTTGATAACATGGCGTTTCGCCTCCCTCAGCTAGGGTTTTTGGTTGAATGTTGTGTCGTGTGAGTGTGCTGGAATCTGGTCGATAATATGGCTTAATTTTCTGAAAGGCTCGTCCTTTCGGTCCAGTGATGTCTTTCTTGgagtaattatttaatttctttaattgttttGCTTACGAACTTTGTGAACTCTACTGTTTTTGTGGTTGATGGCAGTCCTGTTTCTGTGTAGTAAGCCAGCCTTGAGTAGAtcaaaagtgaaaagaaaaatttttaaccTTTGGGAGGCAAACTAAAAGTTGAATTTGGAAGTAGTACTTGTTTGCAACTTATAGAAAAAATGTAGTGGTTGGTTGGAATGATAGGCTATTTTTAAGGAAATTACCGTATTTTAGAGCCACGTATGGTTCCGACCAACTATTTCCTTACCATATTTTAGAGCCACGTATGGTTCAACAGGTTTgagtttcttctttttaatgTGATTCTTCTGGTATTTGCttcatttactttttactttttgtttctggtgAATTTCTAGTTATAATTCTTACTAATTAGCTAGTTTGATCACATACAGAGTTGCAAACTGTCTTAAATATTCAGTTCTTCATTCCAGTTCTGTTTGCCAAGTATTCAAAACTGAATATCCActgtttctttgttattttctatAATGTCTCTGCTATGTTTGTCAAAATGGGCAGTGAATAgagatgtttattttgttttcttaattttagatGCATATACATTCAATTTATGTGACTGAAATTTCAAGGGACTATAGGATTAGGAAGGAGGGTAACAAGTTAACTTGCCCTTATTCCCTGATTCCCATATCTTCATTGCATATAGGATCCAGCTGCAAGGACCCTTATTGGTGGACTGGGTTTTGGACtctttttagtttaatttatgACAACTCAAAACCAATGCTGAACTAGCCATGATCCATATTATCCTAAATGATGCGTAGGCATTTAGGGCCATGAGCAATGGGTGATTTTGCTATTGATATGTTTAAAATCATCAAGTATGTAAACTGGTGGTAGAATTTTTATTAGTAAACCGCTGAGAAGAAATTGTAGTATGCTGCTCGGTAGTATTTGCTGTAATCAAATTCTGCTCATAACCATCTTTTCCTCAAGTATTCAGCTTCACCACTTCTGCTTAGTCAACCAGTGTTAACTCCTTCAAGTAACATGATCTGAAGTCAGAAACAGACCCCCATCATTGCTCTTATGGTTTGTGATCTCCTACTTTAAAATCAAAGCTTGAGTACATATGTTTTTCCTCAAAGTCAAAATAGGCTTTAATCTGCATGCCTTGAATGCTCTGTCATATATGTTATACAGGTTCTGGTCTTTCTTCTGCTTGAATTTTGAGGACTTGACTCTTaaatctttttgtaattttgagattACTGAATTTATATCATGCTAGAAAATTAATGATCACCACCTCATGGGATTTGTAGGAAGTTTCATCTAATGACTTACAGAGCACAATAGAAATGTGTAGGATAGCTGTGAAGACATTTTGTGACTACTTAAAGAGGATAGCTGAGAACACACATTTAatattccttttgttttctcccccttttctctcttattttctctcttaaaTTGTTATTTGCctttatattgttttattttatgcttCAATAAAAACTTAGTCGGCCTTGTGCATTCTATCATAACAGAATTCATGATGGGAAGTATTCAAGGGCACGTTCAATTGATTTTGTTATTAGCTCATAAATCTTGTTGTGTACCAGTTGACGTGTGCCTCTGCTTTTTGTTTCCCCATCAGTTCTTACCCAAGAAAGGGGGTACACCAAGGAAGAATGAGATCATGTTTGTGGCTCCTACTGGAGAGGAGatcaacaacaaaaaacaaCTGGAGCAGTACCTAAAATCACACCCTGGTAATCCTTCAATATCAGAGTTTGATTGGGGTACTGGTGAGACTCCTAGAAGATCTGCACGAATCAGCGAAAAGGTCAAGGCAACTCCGCCATCAGAGGGTGAGTCCCCAAGGAAGCGCGGCCGAAAATCATTGGGGATAAAGAAGGACAACAAAGAATTGGAAGGTGCTtcagaagaaaatgaaggtACTAAGGAAATTCAAATGCAAGATGCGGAGGTAGCTGGGAAAGAAGATGCAGAAACTGAGAAGGAGAAAGATGTTTCCAAGGAAGCTCCAGCTGACAATGGagataaaacacaaaaagaaaatggagatgaACTCCAGATCAGTGCTGAGGAAAGCAAGAATGAGGAAGTGCCTAGTGCTGATAAAACCCAAGCTGAGGTTAATGTCAAGCATCTAGATGTTGTAGCAGCAGCAGATGAAAAGATTGCTGGAGAAGATGTTACTACAGACGCAACTAAAAGTGATAAGGGAGAGGACAATGTGGAAAAGGTGCCACAAGCTGAAACACAGAAAACAAACGGTACAAGTGACAAGAAACAGGATGACCCAGAAGCAAATGGGGGAGCAAAGCAAGATAATCCTTGCGGAATTGCAGAACCCAAGGGAGAGATCAATGAGAAACAAGCTTTGTCCGAGAATGATGGAAAATCTAATGTTGAGACTGATGAGAAAGTCAAGAAAAATGATGGGAGGTGATTGAAAATGCTAAGGTTAAGGAAGTGGGGCCAGCTGATGCCCCCCACCGACCTTCACCCTCCACTGTGAGCTGCTGAACGTGCCGTCCTGCCTTCTTTTGCAGTTAGTCCCGTAACACCTCGTCTGTCCTTTCTTTTAGGTTTCCTAACTTTGGGATTCCTCAGAATAGCTCTAATATTAGTGTTGGTTGAGTGCTAGATTTGATTGTATGTAGGGGAGGGAATGAAGCTGTAAGATGGTAGAATAGATTTTAGATTCTGCAGCTTTTGTTACAATATGGAGGAACTTAGACTTGACTGTAAGACCATATTCGTTGACATCATGGTTGGTAGTTTAGATTTGATATGCTCGTGCTGCCTGTTTTATCTTGTCGTAAAAAGGCCCCATTACTCGTGTTTCGGGATATGATGGTCTGATCAAGCTGAACAGAACGTTAATAACCTAGGAATAAACATAGACAAGATGAAACAGAGCGGAGACTAGTCGGAAAAGAAATAGATTCTCAAACTGCAATGTTTTTGTGGTCGTGTCCAGATCTTTGCTACACTGCAGTGATGTTGCCTAGACGAACCTAGCTTTATACTCTATACAAGGCTCTTGCAGCCAATCTCGTTTCATGCATGACAAAACTACAAGGCACATGCTACTGTGGTCTCCTCTGCTCCGAACTTCTTTCGTTTTGTTTTCCCCCAACAAAAAACACCTTTTCCTCATTATTGTCTTGATTGGGTCAGACTAGAAAAGCGTGTAACATATGCGAACAGTCGTCACGTTTGATACTCTGAAGGTAAATTTCGACTTATTATTGTTTATAAGCTTGCCTGTCCTTATTATATGCtgcaaattaaacaaataaataaaaggaacgTGGAGATTGCTTTTGTGTTTCCTGGGTGAAAAAACATTGAAGTTGCTAGAATGTCCAAAAGATTTTCACATACTGTTTGGAGTTTGA
Above is a genomic segment from Juglans microcarpa x Juglans regia isolate MS1-56 chromosome 1D, Jm3101_v1.0, whole genome shotgun sequence containing:
- the LOC121260567 gene encoding methyl-CpG-binding domain-containing protein 10-like isoform X2; amino-acid sequence: MFLPKKGGTPRKNEIMFVAPTGEEINNKKQLEQYLKSHPGNPSISEFDWGTGETPRRSARISEKVKATPPSEGESPRKRGRKSLGIKKDNKELEGASEENEGTKEIQMQDAEVAGKEDAETEKEKDVSKEAPADNGDKTQKENGDELQISAEESKNEEVPSADKTQAEVNVKHLDVVAAADEKIAGEDVTTDATKSDKGEDNVEKVPQAETQKTNGTSDKKQDDPEANGGAKQDNPCGIAEPKGEINEKQALSENDGKSNVETDEKVKKNDGR
- the LOC121260567 gene encoding methyl-CpG-binding domain-containing protein 11-like isoform X1; the protein is MEKEAQIGAQEEEVLSLELPAPLSWKKLFLPKKGGTPRKNEIMFVAPTGEEINNKKQLEQYLKSHPGNPSISEFDWGTGETPRRSARISEKVKATPPSEGESPRKRGRKSLGIKKDNKELEGASEENEGTKEIQMQDAEVAGKEDAETEKEKDVSKEAPADNGDKTQKENGDELQISAEESKNEEVPSADKTQAEVNVKHLDVVAAADEKIAGEDVTTDATKSDKGEDNVEKVPQAETQKTNGTSDKKQDDPEANGGAKQDNPCGIAEPKGEINEKQALSENDGKSNVETDEKVKKNDGR